A genomic window from Salvia miltiorrhiza cultivar Shanhuang (shh) chromosome 5, IMPLAD_Smil_shh, whole genome shotgun sequence includes:
- the LOC131026326 gene encoding uncharacterized protein LOC131026326, producing the protein MGMVIVLSLPLILFSLLLGFGCYLFGRAKGRKEAYATAQIFGAPAPPPGSVAADYHPPLQPHFKPHTSANV; encoded by the coding sequence ATGGGGATGGTGATAGTGTTATCTCTGCCTTTGATTCTTTTTTCATTACTTCTAGGATTTGGTTGCTATCTTTTCGGAAGGGCAAAGGGAAGGAAAGAAGCATACGCCACCGCTCAAATTTTCGGGGCCCCAGCTCCGCCGCCGGGAAGTGTCGCCGCCGATTACCATCCGCCACTACAACCCCACTTCAAGCCCCACACTTCTGCCAACGTTTAG
- the LOC131026292 gene encoding delta(24)-sterol reductase: MSDLEAPLRPKRKKIWVDYFVQFRWIIVIFVVLPISFTLYFLTYLGDVWSESKSFKKRQKEHDENVEKVVKRLKERNPKKDGLVCTARKPWIAVGMRNVDYKRARHFEVDLSAFRNVLEIDQERMVARVEPLVNMGQISRVTVPMNLSLAVVAELDDLTVGGLINGYGIEGSSHIYGLFSDTVVAYEIVLADGRLVRATKDNEYSDLFYAIPWSQGTLGLLVAAEIKLIPIKEYMKLTYKPLVGNLKELAQGYIDSFAPRDGDQDNPDKVPDFVETMIYSPTEAVFMTGRYASKEEAKKKGNKTNSVGWWFKPWFYQHAQSALKKGEFVEYIPTREYYHRHTRCLYWEGKLILPFADQWWFRFLFGWLMPPKVSLLKATQGDAIRNYYHEMHVIQDMLVPLYKVGDALEWVHREMEVYPIWLCPHRLYKLPVKTMVYPEPGFELQRRQGDTQYAQMYTDVGVYYAPGPVLRGEEFDGSEAVRRMESWLIENHGYQPQYAVSELSEKNFWRMFDAGLYEHARRKYGAVGTFMSLYYKSKKGRKTEKEVQEAEQAICEAPDAEAD; encoded by the exons ATGTCAGATCTAGAGGCCCCCCTTCGCCCCAAGAGAAAGAAGATTTGGGTGGACTACTTTGTCCAATTCCGATGGATAATTGTTATCTTTGTTGTCCTTCCAATTTCGTTCACGCTATACTTCCTCACATATCTTGGGGATGTGTGGTCTGAGTCCAAATCATTCAAGAAGCGTCAGAAGGAACACGACGAAAATGTCGAAAAAGTTGTGAAGCGACTCAAGGAGAGGAACCCAAAGAAGGATGGTTTAGTCTGCACAGCCCGTAAGCCATGGATTGCTGTTGGAATGCGCAATGTGGACTATAAGCGTGCTCGCCATTTTGAGGTTGACCTCTCTGCCTTCAGAAATGTGCTAGAGATTGACCAGGAGAGAATGGTAGCCAGAGTTGAACCTTTGGTGAATATGGGCCAGATTTCCAGGGTGACTGTTCCTATGAATCTATCTCTTGCAGTTGTTGCAGAGCTCGATGATCTTACTGTTGGAGGTTTGATCAATGGGTACGGTATCGAAGGAAGCTCCCATATTTATGGGCTGTTCTCGGATACTGTTGTGGCTTATGAAATTGTTTTGGCAGATGGTCGGTTGGTTAGAGCAACGAAAGACAATGAATACTCCGACCTTTTCTATGCAATCCCATGGTCTCAGGGGACACTAGGACTCCTTGTTGCAGCTGAGATTAAGCTCATCCCTATAAAGGAGTATATGAAGTTAACATACAAGCCTTTAGTGGGTAATCTTAAGGAGCTTGCCCAAGGGTATATTGATTCATTTGCACCAAGGGATGGGGATCAGGACAATCCAGACAAGGTACCAGACTTTGTTGAAACCATGATTTACTCTCCGACCGAAGCTGTCTTCATGACGGGTAGGTATGCTTCAAAGGAAGAAGCCAAAAAGAAGGGAAACAAAACCAACAGTGTTGGCTGGTGGTTCAAACCATGGTTCTACCAGCATGCTCAGTCTGCGTTGAAGAAAGGGGAATTTGTGGAGTATATCCCAACGAGAGAATACTACCACAGGCATACTAGGTGCTTGTACTGGGAGGGGAAACTCATTCTTCCCTTTGCTGACCAGTGGTGGTTCAGGTTTCTCTTTGGTTGGTTGATGCCCCCTAAGGTTTCTCTCCTTAAGGCTACTCAAGGCGATGCTATTAGAAACTATTACCATGAGATGCACGTCATTCAGGATATGCTCGTCCCGCTCTACAAGGTGGGAGATGCTCTGGAATGGGTCCACAGAGAGATGGAG GTATATCCCATCTGGCTCTGCCCACACAGGCTGTACAAACTCCCAGTGAAAACCATGGTGTATCCTGAGCCAGGATTTGAGCTACAGCGCAGACAGGGGGATACCCAGTATGCTCAAATGTACACTGATGTTGGAGTCTATTACGCCCCCGGTCCAGTCTTGAGAGGTGAGGAATTCGACGGGTCTGAGGCAGTCCGTAGGATGGAGAGCTGGTTGATTGAAAACCACGGATACCAACCGCAGTATGCTGTGTCGGAGCTCAGTGAAAAGAACTTCTGGAGAATGTTTGATGCTGGCCTCTACGAACACGCTAGGAGAAAGTACGGAGCTGTGGGTACCTTCATGAGCTTGTACTATAAATCGAAGAAAGGCAGGAAGACGGAGAAGGAGGTTCAGGAAGCCGAGCAGGCTATCTGCGAGGCGCCTGATGCTGAGGCCGACTAG